The Mangrovibacterium diazotrophicum DNA window ATTGCAGGAAGAGGGTGCTCACGTGATTAATGGTGTGCCCGGTTTGAAGGTGCACTCGAAAATTACCTGGATCAAGCGAAAGGAAGGGGACTCTTTCCGGAATTACGCGTATGTGGGCACCGGTAACTTCCACGAAGGTACTTCCCGCGTTTATGGTGACGACGGACTGCTTACAGCTGATCCGCGAATTGCAGACGAAGTGGCCAGCCTGTTTGGTTTCTTCAAGCACAATTACCGCAATAACCAGTATAAGCACATCATTGTGAGTCCGTTTGCAATGCGCGATTTCTTCTCCAGCATGATTGATAAAGAGATTGAAAACGCCAAATCCGGCAAACGCGGATACATGCTGCTGAAGATGAATAGCCTGATTGATCCTGAAATGATGGACAAAATTAAGGAAGCAGCCAAGGCCGGCGTCAAAGTTCGATTGATTGTTCGGGGGATATTCGGTTTGAAAATCGACGACGAGGAAATCCGGAAAAACATTGATGCGATCAGCATTGTGGATAAATACCTGGAACACTCGCGAGTGTTTATTTTCGGTAATGGCGGCGACGAGAAATTCTTTATTTCGTCAGCCGACTGGATGCCTCGAAATCTGAATCGTCGCATTGAAGTTGCCTGCCCCATTTACAATCACGACATTAAAGACGAGTTGCGGAAGATGTTGAAGATCCAGTTGCGCGACAACACGAAATCGCGGATCCTCGAAAATACCCTTTCGAATACTTACAACCGACCAGAGGTTGAAGGGCGATTCCGAGCTCAGGAAGATTTTTACCAATACATTAAAGAAAAACACCAGGTAATCATGAAAATATATCACAATCCACGTTGTTCAAAAAGTCGGGCCGGGCTGCAGTTCCTGGAAGAAAACGGCTATGAAACGGAAGTTGTCAACTATATGAAAGATGGTATTTCGGAAGATGAAATTCGCCACATCATGAAATTGACGGGTATGTCGGCTTTCGATTTGGTACGGACGCACGAAGAATTGTACCGGACCGATTATAAAGACAAGTCGATTAGTGATGATGAATGGGTGAGCATTCTTTCTGCCAACCCGAAATTGCTGAAACGCCCGATTGTGGTCAATGGTAAAAAAGCCATTTTTGCACAACCGGCCGAGCTGATCGATAAAATTCTGTAGTCGGTTTTTAACCGACTTTCGACTGCAGGTCTTTGATTTCTTTCTCCAGTTTTGCTTTTCGTTTTAGTGCTTTCGAAAGCGCTAGCGTTTGAACAAAAGCCTGCTTGTCGTAGTCTTCCAGAACAATATAGTAATAGCGCTTGCCCAGGAAGACGGCTTTCAGGTTGCGGTCGGCATGTTGGGCGATAAATTCAACAACTCCGTTGTCTTTGCCGTCCATGTAAGTTACTTTTTCCCATTTGGTATTCAGAAAATCGCTGTGGTGATTTAACGGCGAGCCAACCGGAACGGTATCGGTTTTAGCTTGAAGGTCGCCATCGTAAACGCGGATGGCCACGTGATCCAGCCATTGTTCTCCATAGTAGTTGCTCGAGATATAAATCTCACCGCGCTCGTCGAGGTAAATCTGGATGAATGATTTGTTCCATCTGCGCTGGAATTCCTGGCGTTTATGGATGTATTGCGTGTACCGGTCAAATTCAGTTTTCTCTTCCACGAAATTCTTTTTCAAATCAGCCATCCCGGCGTTCAGCGTATCGAGTTCGTCTTGCGCGCTGTAAAGCATTTCACCGTAAACTTTCTTTTTGAACTGGTCGCTGGCAACTACCTGTTGGATGGCTCCTTTGTAAAGCAAACGAACTGAATCGGCGGTTTGAATGGCAGTCAGCGTATCACCTTGCTGAAAAAGTTGTTCGGCCAGTTGCAGTTTTTCTGCAGCCAGTTGTTTTTCAGATTTTCCGCACGAGATCAATTGAATGGAGATTAAAAAAAGAAGAAAAAAACGGATCGCTTTCATGGACAAATGATTTAAAATCTTTTCTTTCGTAGTTTCTGAATGCTCAAAGAAACAGAATAATTTTCAGGATGGAAACAAATTCAGTGGCATTTTTTCAATCTCAAAATACCCCGGAACTTCCGGTAAAGCCCATCGTTGCAGCGTGGAAGGTGAAGAATCCGCAAAATGTTGGTAGCCTCATGCGGCTGGTCGACAATCTTGGCTGCGAGGAACTCATTTTGCTGGATGACGAGAACGACAAACGGGAGGCTTCAATTAAGAAAACAGCAGGTTTGAGCTATAAGAATGTGCAGTTGCGCTATCAGTCGGCTGATGACTTTTTTCAGCAAATACCCGAGGAATATTCCGTTTTTGCGATTGAGACGTCTGAAGGAGCCACAAATGTTTTCCAAACAGAATTGCCGCAACGGATTGTTTTTCTACTTGGCAGCGAAATGCGAGGCCTTCCGGAAGAACTTATTTTGAAGTGCAGCCGGGTGGTTTTCATCCCAATGACTGGTAAGTGTAAGTCAATGAATATTTCACACGCCCTGGCAGTCTGCCTATTTGAATGGCAGCGGCAACAATTATTTGCAGGTGAGTAACCATACTTATAGATTTTTTCTATATTTATCCAAAACAAATTGAAAAATCATGATTACGCTAACCCAACTCGAATACATCGTAGCGGTTGATACCTTTCGCCATTTCGGGCGTGCGGCAGAGCATTGTTTTATTACACAGCCCACGCTCAGTATGCAGATCAAAAAGCTGGAGGAAGATTTGGAGGTGGTCATCTTTGATCGTAGCAAGCAGCCATTGATTCCGACTGATGTGGGTAAACGGATTATTGAGCAGTCGCGCATTATTTTGCAGGAAACCGAAAAGGTGAACAATATAGTGAAGGATCACAAAAACCTGATTTCCGGTGAATTGAAAATTGGCATCATTCCAACCCTGGCGCCGTACCTGCTGCCATTGTTTATTGGTAATTACAAGCGGAAATACCCAAACATTAATATTAAGGTAGAAGAGCTGACAACCGAGAGTATTGTTGATCACTTGAATCGTGATTTGTTGGATGTTGGTATTTTGGTAACTCCCTTAAAAGAAGACCGCATCAGCGAAAAGCCGATCTTTTACGAGGAAATGATGCTGTATGCACACAAAGACCACCCTTTGCACAACAAGGCGGAGGTGAAAGTGAAGGATATTTCGGTTCCCGAGATTTGGTTGTTGAGCGATGGGCATTGTTTCCGTCATCAGGTTATTAATCTGTGTTCGTTCAAAGGGTCACACAACGAAGATCTGCCTTTCCATTTCGAAGCAGGGTCGCTGGAAACGCTGATGAATATTATCGATAAAGAAGGAGGAATTACGCTGATTCCGGAACTGGCGGCCATTGAAATGGCGAAAGAACGCTCGTTGCATGTGCGGGCTTTCGACGATGTAACGCCGCTGCGGGAGGTGAGTTTGGTCTATTCTCGTCACTTTGCCAAGAATAAACTGATCGAATTACTGTGGCGGGAGATTGTTAACTCGATGCCGCAGAGTTTGTTAAATAAAGATCGGGGTACGATCGTCGATTGGAAGTAAATTTTTTTCAAATTTTTGTTTGCAGTTTCAAAAATCTTCCATTTCTTTGCATCGCTGAAATCGAAAGCAGTTGCGCTAATAGAAGCGGGACAGATTTTAGAAAAATTTCTTGAAAAAGTTTGGAGACTAAAAAAAAGAAACTATTTTTGCAGTCCCAAAATCAAGGGAGACAAATTAATGATGGCCCGTTCGTCTAGCGGTTAGGACGCCAGGTTTTCATCCTGGTAGCAGGGGTTCGATTCCCCTACGGGCTACTTTACAAAGAAAAAAATTGAGGAAATTATAAAATGGCAAATCATCAATCTTCAAAAAAGAGAATCAGACAAGACGAGAAAAAACGTCTTGAAAATAAATACTACGCAAAAACAATGCGCAACGCATTGAAAAAACTGCGTGCTGCTACTGAGAAAGAAGCTGCTGTTGCCGAGTTGCCGAAAGTAACTTCGATGATTGACAGATTAGCTAAGAAAAACGTTATTCACAAGAATAAAGCTTCAAACTTAAAGGCTAGTTTAGCTTCACACGTGAACAAATTATAAGAAATTACTTATATAGTGAGAAGCCTCTTCAGCAATGAAGAGGCTTTTTTTTGCTTTGCAAAGTCGGTTTGGTGGAATTTTCATAACTTAGTTAGAAACCGACTGACTGATGTATAAAAAGCTAAGTATTAAGGAGTGGGCTGTGGAAGACCGGCCTCGGGAAAAACTTCTTCAGAAAGGAATCCGCTCTCTTTCTGACGCCGAGTTGATGGCAATTTTGATAGGCTCCGGCAATACGGAGGAATCTGCTGTCGAACTTTCCCGTCGCATTTTAGCGCAGGCTGGTAATAATTTGAACGAACTTGGGAAACGGCAGGTCAACGATTTGTTGAAATTCAAAGGAATTGGCGAAGCCAAAGCAGTCAATATTTTGGCCGCTTTGGAGCTGGGCCGACGACGCAAGGAACAAACGCCCGCTGAAAAGTTGGTGGTTACAGCCAGCCGGGATGCCGCTGACTATTTTCGTCCTTTGCTGGAAGATCTGCCAGTCGAGGAATTTTGGGTGTTGCTGCTCAACCGTTCCAATACGGTGCTTGATCGGTTTATGTTTAGCCAGGGTGGCTTGACGGGGACTGTCATCGATGTGCGCATCATTCTAAAAACAGCCCTGGAGAAACTCGCGTCCGCAATTATTCTGTGCCATAACCACCCGTCAGGGAGTACCAAACCCAGTGACGCAGATCGAAACATCACCCGAAAAATAAAACATGCTGCAGAAATCATGGAAATTTCTGTTCTCGATCACATCATTATCGCGCATCATCAGTATTTTAGTTTTGCCGATGAAGGAATTTTGTAGATCGAGACCATGATTGTTGTTTTTGCCACCAATATTACCAATCGCTTGCGTTACATTTTCGAACTGTATTTCGAGGAGCTGCTGAATGTTCCTGTTAGCTTCACGACTGAGCCGGATATTTTTCAGAAAGAAAGCGGCTTGAAAATTAATTACTCGGATCAAAAATTTGCGGTTGGCCAACTGGATATGCGGCCGCACAAGCTACTGTTTCAGACAGGGCTTGATTACCAGAATTTATCGTCAGTAACTTGCGACGAGCAACTTTGTCTGTTTCCTAGTTCGAAGGATTCGTTTCTGCCTTTCGACCCTTTTGCGGCTGGTTTTTTCATTGTTACCCGCTATGAGGAATACCTGGAAAGGCAATTCGGTAAACATCAGCGCTATCCGGCTAAGCACAGCATCCTTTATCGCAACAAGGTTTTGGATCGGCCGGTTGTCAACCAGTGGGCCATGTTGATCGCTCAAAAGCTTCATGAGCACGATCCGAATTTCTCATTGCCAAAGCCGGCTTTCAAATTTCTAACGACGATTGATGTTGACAATGCCTGGGCATTTAAAAATAAAAGTCTTGGGCGGCTGGCTGGTGCAAGCCTGAAAAGTATCCTTCAGGGGCGGGTGCGCGAAATGCAAAGTCGGTTTCGGGTTTGGGCCGGAAAAGGAGATGATCCGTATGACACGTACAACTACATCCGGGAGTTGTACAAAGGCAACGAGCATTTGTTGCAGTTCTTCTTTTTGCTGGGCAAGAGCGGCCGGTATGATCGAAATATTTCTGCTAAGAATGAAGAGCTCAGAGCGCTCATTCGTAGTTTGGCAAAAGATTTTAAAGTTGGTATTCATCCATCCTATCGTTCCAATCGAGTGAAGGGAGAATTGTTTCGCGAGCGCAAAGTTTTGGAAGAGATCATTGGGAAGCCGGTGTTGTCGAGTCGGCAGCATTTTCTGAAACTAATTCTTCCTGTGACTTATCGGCGGTTATTGAAGGCTGGTATTCGAGAAGATCACACCCTGGGTTACGCAGAGTGTGTTGGTTTTCGTGCCGGAATTGCCGCACCGTTTTGGTTTTACGACCTGAAAGAAGAGCAAAAAACGAACTTGCGCGTGTTTCCGTTTCAAAGTATGGATATCAGTTTACGCGATTATATGCGGAAGTCGCCGGAAGAGGCTTTGGAGCTGCTGAAGAAAATGATGCTTGAAGTCAAGAAAAGCGGCGGAACTTTTATAAGTTTATGGCATAATGAAAGTTTGAGTGATGTTGGCCGATGGAGTGGTTGGAGAAAGGTTTTTGAAGAAATAACGGCCTTGGGATTAGCTTTAGAAAATGAGTAACATCGAAATTAGCTACCTACGATACGACGAAGTTGATACAGATAAATGGGATCTCTGTTTGGCAAATTCACCCAATGCGTTGGTGTATGCCCAATCCTGGTATCTCGATAAATTGTGCCCCGAGTGGGACGCACTGGTAGTTGGCGATTACAAGTATATCATGCCGTTGACTTTTCGGAAGAAGTATGGTTTCCGGTACTTGTATCAACCTCTGTATTGCCAGCAGCTCGGTATCTTCCCAACGCCGACGAAAGAAATCTCGGAAGCATTCTACCGGAAGGCGATGTCGCTTTTCTCGTTTGCCCAGATTCATTTGAACGCGATGAATCTACCGGTGCCAGACATGCAGGTGGAAGTGCGTTACAATTTATTGCTGGGTTTGCAGGAATCATACCCGGAATTGGCCTCGCGTTTTTCGGACCACACTGTTCGCAAGTTGAAAAAGGCTTCGCATAATCGGCTGAACTTCATTCATGGTCTTTCGTTAAAAGAATACCTGGACTTCAAAAAGGAGCATTCGGCGGTGAAGTTGAGTAAACAGGATTTAATGTGCCTTCATCATTTGCTGGCATTTTCTTTATCACGAAATTTGGGAGAAGTTTACGGAGTTTACGATCGAAAGAATAAGCTCTGTGCTGCAGCTTTCTTTGTTCGTTATCAAAAAAGGGTGACCTTTGTAAATGCGGCAACAAGTCCCGAAGGGCGTGAGCTGAATGCCATGTATTATCTAATCGACCAGTTTATCTTTCAGCACGCCGGGAAAGACTATTTATTGGATTTTGAGGGCTCGATGATTGAAGGGATAGCAAGATTGTATAAAGGTTTTGGTGCAAGTCCCGAAACTTATTATTACCTGAGCTGGAATAATCTTCCGGTTTGGGCAAAATGGTTGAAACGATGAATGAAATTTCGCAACAATTAATATCCGAACTGGCAGTAATGACCCCTTTCAGCTTATTGAAGTCAGGGAAGTCGACACCGGTTTTATTGCCATTTTATCATTTGGTAACCGACGAAAGTTTAGCTTTTCGTTCCAATTACGATTATCCGTCGGTTGCGCAGTTTGAGGCCGATCTCGATTTTTTGCTGAAGCATTTTAAGCCGTTGAGCTTAGGCGATTTGTTGAAAGGCGGAGATCTTTCTCATTCTTTTCACCTTAGTTTCGACGACGGACTAAAAGAATGTTACGAAATCGTCGCGCCAATATTGAAACGGAAAGGAGTGCCGGCAACCTTCTTTATTAACCCGTCGTTTGTCGATAACAAAGA harbors:
- the radC gene encoding RadC family protein; its protein translation is MYKKLSIKEWAVEDRPREKLLQKGIRSLSDAELMAILIGSGNTEESAVELSRRILAQAGNNLNELGKRQVNDLLKFKGIGEAKAVNILAALELGRRRKEQTPAEKLVVTASRDAADYFRPLLEDLPVEEFWVLLLNRSNTVLDRFMFSQGGLTGTVIDVRIILKTALEKLASAIILCHNHPSGSTKPSDADRNITRKIKHAAEIMEISVLDHIIIAHHQYFSFADEGIL
- a CDS encoding polysaccharide deacetylase family protein encodes the protein MIVVFATNITNRLRYIFELYFEELLNVPVSFTTEPDIFQKESGLKINYSDQKFAVGQLDMRPHKLLFQTGLDYQNLSSVTCDEQLCLFPSSKDSFLPFDPFAAGFFIVTRYEEYLERQFGKHQRYPAKHSILYRNKVLDRPVVNQWAMLIAQKLHEHDPNFSLPKPAFKFLTTIDVDNAWAFKNKSLGRLAGASLKSILQGRVREMQSRFRVWAGKGDDPYDTYNYIRELYKGNEHLLQFFFLLGKSGRYDRNISAKNEELRALIRSLAKDFKVGIHPSYRSNRVKGELFRERKVLEEIIGKPVLSSRQHFLKLILPVTYRRLLKAGIREDHTLGYAECVGFRAGIAAPFWFYDLKEEQKTNLRVFPFQSMDISLRDYMRKSPEEALELLKKMMLEVKKSGGTFISLWHNESLSDVGRWSGWRKVFEEITALGLALENE
- the rpsT gene encoding 30S ribosomal protein S20 → MANHQSSKKRIRQDEKKRLENKYYAKTMRNALKKLRAATEKEAAVAELPKVTSMIDRLAKKNVIHKNKASNLKASLASHVNKL
- a CDS encoding hydrogen peroxide-inducible genes activator translates to MITLTQLEYIVAVDTFRHFGRAAEHCFITQPTLSMQIKKLEEDLEVVIFDRSKQPLIPTDVGKRIIEQSRIILQETEKVNNIVKDHKNLISGELKIGIIPTLAPYLLPLFIGNYKRKYPNINIKVEELTTESIVDHLNRDLLDVGILVTPLKEDRISEKPIFYEEMMLYAHKDHPLHNKAEVKVKDISVPEIWLLSDGHCFRHQVINLCSFKGSHNEDLPFHFEAGSLETLMNIIDKEGGITLIPELAAIEMAKERSLHVRAFDDVTPLREVSLVYSRHFAKNKLIELLWREIVNSMPQSLLNKDRGTIVDWK
- a CDS encoding TrmH family RNA methyltransferase, producing METNSVAFFQSQNTPELPVKPIVAAWKVKNPQNVGSLMRLVDNLGCEELILLDDENDKREASIKKTAGLSYKNVQLRYQSADDFFQQIPEEYSVFAIETSEGATNVFQTELPQRIVFLLGSEMRGLPEELILKCSRVVFIPMTGKCKSMNISHALAVCLFEWQRQQLFAGE